Proteins from a genomic interval of Kribbella aluminosa:
- a CDS encoding ornithine cyclodeaminase family protein — MSDGIWLRFLSGPDIDALGLTRLEIVDAVEEAVREHGEGRTAFEPRVHLTPDNGGIGHFNILRGHLDGLGEHGISGVKVVGDFVPNYLRGLPSELAMATLFDPTTGVPLAVLDATMITAARTGAMTTVGARHLARRDSKILAHAGARGTAWWNVTMLDDLLDLDEIRVTSARPEFREKFAADLAVELSTPIRVCATAAEAFDGADVLVEATRLTEPEPLLRTAAVRPGAFVVPYGTVSAVELDLLDVIDKVVVDDWREARSGRFGSLRRHVDTGRLSPDTLYAEIGEIVAGRKPGRETPTERTLFWHRGLSLLDVAIAHLILRRAESADAGTMLRFH; from the coding sequence GTGTCCGACGGAATCTGGCTGCGCTTCCTCAGCGGCCCCGACATCGACGCACTCGGTCTCACCCGGCTGGAGATCGTCGACGCCGTCGAGGAGGCGGTCCGCGAGCACGGCGAGGGCCGGACCGCGTTCGAGCCACGCGTCCACCTCACACCGGACAACGGCGGCATCGGTCACTTCAACATCCTCCGCGGCCACCTCGACGGGCTCGGTGAGCACGGCATCAGCGGCGTGAAGGTGGTCGGCGACTTCGTCCCGAACTACCTGAGGGGCCTGCCCAGCGAGCTCGCGATGGCGACGCTGTTCGACCCGACCACCGGCGTACCGCTCGCGGTGCTCGACGCGACCATGATCACCGCGGCCCGGACCGGCGCGATGACGACCGTCGGGGCGCGGCACCTGGCGCGCCGGGACAGCAAGATCCTCGCGCACGCAGGCGCCCGGGGTACGGCGTGGTGGAACGTGACCATGCTCGACGACCTCCTCGACCTCGACGAGATCCGGGTGACGTCCGCGCGCCCGGAGTTCCGGGAGAAGTTCGCCGCGGACCTCGCTGTGGAGCTGTCCACGCCGATCCGGGTGTGCGCGACCGCGGCGGAGGCCTTCGACGGCGCCGACGTACTCGTCGAGGCCACCCGTCTCACCGAGCCCGAGCCGCTGCTGCGGACGGCGGCCGTCCGGCCCGGCGCGTTCGTCGTACCGTACGGGACGGTCTCCGCGGTCGAGCTGGACCTGCTGGACGTGATCGACAAGGTGGTCGTCGACGACTGGCGGGAGGCCCGGTCCGGCCGCTTCGGGTCGCTCCGCCGGCACGTCGACACCGGCCGCCTGTCGCCGGACACCCTGTACGCCGAGATCGGCGAGATCGTGGCCGGCCGCAAGCCCGGCCGCGAAACCCCCACCGAACGTACCCTCTTCTGGCACCGCGGCTTGTCCCTCCTGGACGTGGCCATCGCCCACCTGATACTCCGCCGCGCCGAGTCCGCCGACGCCGGCACGATGCTCCGGTTCCACTGA
- a CDS encoding J-domain-containing protein, with the protein MTERKPPGMKTQDWVEAQIKQAQNAGEFDDLALAGKPLRLADGHDPDWWVKDFIRRENIETDALLPSAMQLRKEKQQVHEKVRGMRRESEVREYLAELNQRIRLAIRDTTGPVVPTGPVNEDAVIAQWRMERPAREPATPRSAPPKPQKKSFWQRLFS; encoded by the coding sequence ATGACCGAGCGCAAGCCACCGGGCATGAAGACCCAGGACTGGGTCGAGGCCCAGATCAAACAGGCCCAGAACGCGGGCGAGTTCGACGACCTGGCGCTGGCCGGGAAGCCGCTGCGGCTGGCCGACGGGCACGACCCGGACTGGTGGGTGAAGGACTTCATCCGCCGGGAGAACATCGAGACCGACGCGCTGCTGCCGTCGGCGATGCAGCTCCGCAAGGAGAAGCAGCAGGTCCACGAGAAGGTCCGCGGGATGCGCCGCGAGTCCGAGGTCCGTGAGTACCTGGCGGAGCTGAACCAGCGGATCCGGCTCGCCATCCGTGACACCACCGGCCCCGTGGTCCCGACCGGCCCGGTCAACGAGGACGCGGTCATCGCCCAGTGGCGGATGGAACGCCCCGCCCGCGAGCCGGCCACTCCGCGCTCCGCGCCGCCGAAACCGCAGAAGAAGTCCTTCTGGCAGCGTCTCTTCAGCTGA
- a CDS encoding YqeB family protein — MGSMTGTPESTVIGHSAGDKVLLFGGLPLAGLVLGFFLPRIAHWAGGHEWVPFQGPLRLIAAWDSWWVVVICVLVGLVVGVVLAGMALDDTLRVTISNRSVEFLKHQKTVAVPREKVSVAFLEGKEIVLQDTSSRELAREKHDQFKSETPKIAAAFRAHGYPWSEAGDPREADFRRWIEDDPDLPPAVNAILKVRSKAFDDGDKGKADLRELRDELTNLGYTVKDKDKKQYWRV; from the coding sequence ATGGGGTCGATGACAGGTACGCCGGAAAGCACGGTGATCGGGCACTCGGCCGGAGACAAGGTGCTGCTGTTCGGCGGACTGCCACTGGCCGGGCTGGTGCTCGGCTTCTTCCTGCCGCGGATCGCGCACTGGGCCGGCGGTCACGAGTGGGTGCCGTTCCAGGGACCGCTGCGTCTGATCGCCGCCTGGGACAGCTGGTGGGTGGTGGTGATCTGCGTACTGGTCGGGCTGGTTGTCGGCGTCGTACTGGCCGGGATGGCACTCGACGACACGCTGCGGGTGACGATCAGCAACCGGTCGGTGGAGTTCCTCAAGCACCAGAAGACCGTGGCCGTGCCGCGCGAGAAGGTGTCGGTGGCGTTCCTGGAGGGCAAGGAGATCGTCCTCCAGGACACGAGCTCCCGGGAGCTGGCCCGCGAGAAGCACGACCAGTTCAAGTCCGAGACACCGAAGATCGCGGCCGCGTTCCGCGCCCACGGGTACCCGTGGTCCGAGGCCGGGGACCCGCGCGAGGCGGACTTCCGGCGCTGGATCGAGGACGACCCGGACCTGCCGCCGGCCGTGAACGCGATCCTCAAGGTCCGCTCGAAGGCCTTCGACGACGGCGACAAGGGCAAGGCCGACCTGCGCGAACTCCGCGACGAGCTGACGAACCTCGGCTACACCGTGAAGGACAAGGACAAGAAGCAGTACTGGCGGGTCTAG
- a CDS encoding SRPBCC family protein — translation MKIIAEPGSPQVVIIRTFNAPRELLFRAYTEPDLVKRWLGPAGLELVVNQLDPRHGGRWRWTHYDAAGKGYVFHGLYHGEPTPERIVQTYEFDQAPGTVYLNLITFDEADGVTTLTQRTVFFAVEDRDLYVDGGMERGIRASMQQLADLVTELEATS, via the coding sequence GTGAAGATCATCGCTGAGCCCGGTTCGCCGCAGGTCGTCATCATCCGGACGTTCAACGCCCCGCGGGAGCTGCTGTTCCGCGCGTACACCGAGCCCGACCTGGTGAAACGCTGGCTGGGGCCGGCCGGGCTCGAGCTCGTCGTCAACCAGCTCGACCCGCGGCACGGCGGCCGCTGGCGCTGGACGCACTACGACGCCGCGGGCAAGGGCTACGTGTTCCACGGTCTGTACCACGGTGAGCCGACGCCGGAGCGGATCGTGCAGACGTACGAGTTCGACCAGGCGCCGGGCACCGTCTACCTGAACCTGATCACGTTCGACGAGGCCGACGGGGTCACCACCCTCACTCAACGGACCGTGTTCTTCGCGGTCGAGGACCGGGACCTGTACGTCGACGGCGGCATGGAGCGCGGCATCCGCGCGTCCATGCAACAGCTGGCGGACCTCGTCACCGAACTGGAGGCAACCTCATGA
- a CDS encoding aromatic amino acid lyase yields MIKEPSDLDPAGAEPIELAPALLERLAAIRAEALQTLGSGDPVYGVNTGMGNLSKRRLTDNEQRRHQRNLLLARAAGGPPWLPPEEARAVLIGRLRTFLTGDAAVSVGLVNQLVALINSSHVPAIPSEGAGSAGEIIPLAHAAGPLVGLGWVTDGADVRPAAGLLPPFELGPKEGIALLAGIPGATGRAALNATRARRLADHLTAVSAGAIAVVGANRDPYQAVVGRGDDVLAAELTRLRELAGPEPDPRGLQAPVSFRIAGQVVAHVRRTLQQLDDAVERAFDGVTDSPAYLDGEFVGTAGFHGLDLTAYCDHLTAALAHAAEVSTARLHRLLDPTVTGLHAQLARDPGPQAGLVAVHKRAVAITHQLRRLTLPTAISTAETSNGQEDVQTFSWEAVGNLGEAIRHTRETTACELLAVRQAFALSERPVPPGLQPLLEAVDDVVPPIDADRPFGDDLTAILTHVL; encoded by the coding sequence ATGATCAAGGAACCAAGCGATCTGGATCCGGCCGGCGCCGAACCGATCGAGCTGGCACCCGCCCTCCTCGAGCGGCTGGCCGCCATCCGCGCCGAAGCCCTGCAGACGTTGGGATCCGGCGACCCGGTGTACGGCGTGAACACCGGGATGGGCAACCTCAGCAAACGCCGCCTCACCGACAACGAGCAACGCCGCCACCAACGGAACCTCCTCCTCGCCCGCGCAGCCGGCGGCCCGCCCTGGCTGCCGCCCGAAGAGGCCCGCGCCGTCCTGATCGGCCGCCTCCGCACCTTCCTCACCGGTGACGCCGCGGTCTCCGTCGGCCTCGTCAACCAGTTGGTTGCCCTCATCAACAGCAGCCACGTCCCCGCGATCCCCTCCGAAGGCGCCGGATCGGCCGGCGAGATCATCCCGCTCGCTCACGCCGCTGGCCCGCTGGTAGGCCTCGGCTGGGTGACCGACGGCGCCGACGTGCGCCCGGCGGCCGGGCTGCTGCCGCCGTTCGAGCTCGGGCCGAAGGAAGGTATCGCCTTGCTGGCGGGCATTCCCGGCGCCACCGGCCGCGCCGCGCTGAACGCCACCAGAGCACGCCGCCTGGCCGATCACCTCACCGCGGTATCCGCCGGAGCAATCGCGGTCGTCGGAGCGAACCGCGATCCGTATCAAGCTGTGGTCGGCCGTGGCGACGACGTACTGGCCGCCGAGCTCACGCGCCTCAGAGAGCTGGCCGGCCCGGAGCCGGACCCACGCGGCTTGCAGGCGCCGGTCTCGTTCCGGATAGCCGGGCAAGTAGTCGCGCATGTACGGCGAACCCTCCAGCAGCTCGACGACGCCGTGGAGCGCGCGTTCGACGGCGTCACCGACTCACCGGCCTACCTGGACGGCGAATTCGTCGGCACCGCCGGATTCCACGGCCTCGACCTGACGGCGTACTGCGACCACCTGACCGCGGCTCTCGCCCACGCGGCCGAGGTCTCCACCGCCCGCCTGCACCGTCTCCTCGACCCGACCGTGACTGGGCTCCATGCACAGCTGGCCCGCGATCCCGGACCACAAGCAGGCCTGGTAGCAGTCCACAAACGCGCCGTCGCGATCACCCATCAGCTCCGTCGCCTGACGTTGCCCACGGCAATCAGTACGGCGGAGACGTCCAACGGCCAGGAAGACGTCCAGACCTTCTCCTGGGAAGCCGTCGGCAACCTGGGCGAAGCGATCCGTCATACCCGCGAAACAACAGCCTGCGAACTCCTCGCGGTACGGCAAGCCTTCGCGCTGTCCGAACGCCCGGTCCCACCCGGCCTTCAACCTCTGCTGGAGGCGGTCGACGACGTCGTACCACCGATCGACGCCGACCGCCCGTTCGGCGACGACCTGACCGCGATCCTCACCCACGTGCTCTAA
- a CDS encoding SDR family NAD(P)-dependent oxidoreductase, whose amino-acid sequence MTLMDGKHAIVYGATGPIGGAVARAFAREGATVHLAGRTAETLDRLAAEIRTAGGKAEVAVVDALDEQSVDRHAAVLDRIDVSFNLIGHKQYFGTPLVDMSLADVEEPVRNMLRTFYLTSRAAARRMIQQRSGVILTFGGYGDPAANLGGFQVGFGAVEALRRSLARELGPHGIRVVTLQTNGIPESNPDTYPEDFRREVAERTAAQTMLNRAATLADVAAAATFAASDRAAAFTGTALNLTAGAVVN is encoded by the coding sequence ATGACCCTCATGGATGGCAAACACGCGATCGTGTACGGCGCGACCGGACCGATCGGCGGCGCGGTCGCTCGAGCGTTCGCCCGGGAAGGCGCCACCGTCCACCTGGCCGGCCGGACCGCCGAAACTCTCGACCGCCTGGCCGCCGAGATCCGCACTGCGGGCGGCAAGGCCGAGGTCGCCGTCGTCGATGCGCTCGACGAGCAGTCGGTCGACCGGCACGCCGCCGTCCTCGACCGGATCGACGTCTCGTTCAACCTGATCGGCCACAAGCAGTACTTCGGTACGCCGCTGGTCGACATGTCCCTCGCCGACGTCGAGGAGCCGGTGCGGAACATGCTGCGCACCTTCTACCTGACGTCCCGCGCGGCCGCCCGGCGGATGATCCAGCAGCGCTCCGGCGTGATCCTGACCTTCGGCGGGTACGGCGACCCGGCGGCGAACCTCGGCGGCTTCCAGGTCGGTTTCGGCGCGGTGGAGGCGCTCCGCCGCAGCCTGGCGCGCGAGCTCGGCCCGCACGGCATCCGCGTCGTCACCCTGCAGACGAACGGCATTCCGGAGTCGAACCCGGACACCTACCCCGAGGACTTCCGCCGCGAGGTCGCCGAACGGACCGCCGCCCAGACCATGCTGAACCGCGCGGCAACCCTCGCCGACGTAGCCGCCGCGGCCACCTTCGCCGCCTCGGACCGAGCCGCCGCCTTCACCGGCACTGCCCTCAACCTCACCGCCGGCGCCGTCGTCAACTAG
- a CDS encoding ArsR/SmtB family transcription factor, whose product MVSEPLSYESGLTGVFAALADPTRRAILTRLKGGDATVAELAAPFSMSQPAVSKHLKVLEQAGLISRSQRATARLSHLEAEPLRSAVDWLMDYRAYWAESFDRLDDLLEDL is encoded by the coding sequence ATGGTTTCAGAACCATTGAGTTATGAATCTGGATTGACCGGCGTCTTCGCGGCGCTCGCCGATCCGACCCGGCGCGCGATCCTCACCCGGCTGAAGGGTGGTGACGCCACCGTCGCCGAGCTCGCGGCGCCGTTCAGCATGTCGCAGCCGGCCGTGTCCAAGCACCTGAAGGTGCTCGAGCAGGCCGGGCTGATCAGCCGCTCGCAACGAGCGACCGCGCGGCTCAGCCATCTCGAGGCCGAGCCGCTGCGGAGCGCGGTCGACTGGCTGATGGACTACCGGGCCTATTGGGCGGAGAGCTTCGATCGGCTCGACGACCTGCTGGAGGACTTGTGA
- a CDS encoding pilus assembly protein CpaE, whose protein sequence is MITIEQAGRLRKAGVLWAPGAGDRFVVPDRDMDDDVFVVSDMTVEVHDYQGSKVIGFNGTTEWALDSIEQREVIWLPREEQLRALLGRHFRSLEAIPDGYRITLTDSVHTAPDAEQAYADAAIHLLGA, encoded by the coding sequence GTGATCACGATCGAGCAGGCCGGACGACTGCGCAAGGCCGGGGTGCTGTGGGCGCCCGGCGCCGGGGACCGGTTCGTCGTACCGGACCGGGACATGGACGACGACGTGTTCGTGGTGAGCGACATGACCGTCGAGGTGCACGACTACCAGGGCAGCAAGGTGATCGGCTTCAACGGCACGACCGAGTGGGCCCTGGACAGCATCGAGCAGCGCGAAGTCATCTGGCTGCCGCGCGAGGAGCAGCTGCGCGCCCTCCTCGGCCGGCACTTCCGCTCCCTGGAAGCAATCCCCGACGGCTACCGCATCACGCTCACCGACAGCGTCCACACCGCCCCGGACGCAGAACAGGCGTACGCCGACGCGGCGATCCACCTCCTCGGCGCCTAG